In one window of Synergistaceae bacterium DZ-S4 DNA:
- a CDS encoding histidine phosphatase family protein: MTKTSIYLIRHGECAGNKENRVRGRVDFPLNVNGLAQAEALALAMRDKGMTYVYSSPLKRALTTAEVISRICGCGLSSDDSFSNIRLDPWEGRLKSEIAASEPELWKTWINDPESLVLDGAETLDQVMERSLAGLQKLIEKHKGETFAVVSHRGVLKPLLSGALGIAKPRFWRLHMDTGSYSLLTHDDVHGFCLMGLNCSDHLKGLPLVQEFE; the protein is encoded by the coding sequence ATGACGAAGACCTCAATTTATCTGATAAGGCACGGTGAATGTGCCGGCAACAAGGAAAACAGGGTAAGGGGAAGGGTAGACTTCCCGCTCAACGTGAACGGTCTGGCTCAGGCAGAAGCGCTCGCCCTCGCAATGAGGGACAAAGGGATGACATATGTCTATTCAAGCCCGCTCAAAAGAGCTTTAACTACCGCAGAGGTGATAAGCAGGATCTGCGGATGCGGATTGTCTTCCGATGATTCATTCTCCAATATCAGGCTTGATCCCTGGGAAGGCCGCCTCAAGAGCGAGATCGCAGCAAGCGAGCCCGAACTCTGGAAGACGTGGATAAACGACCCTGAAAGCCTAGTCCTTGACGGAGCGGAGACGCTTGACCAGGTAATGGAACGTTCTCTCGCCGGACTTCAAAAGCTGATAGAAAAACACAAGGGGGAGACCTTCGCGGTAGTTTCGCACAGAGGTGTCCTCAAACCGTTGCTTTCCGGAGCGCTTGGGATCGCGAAACCCAGGTTCTGGCGGCTCCACATGGATACCGGATCTTACAGCCTTCTGACGCATGACGATGTCCACGGCTTCTGCCTCATGGGACTCAATTGTTCTGATCACCTTAAAGGCCTGCCTCTGGTCCAGGAATTCGAGTAG
- the hrcA gene encoding heat-inducible transcriptional repressor HrcA: MIPLLTERQLEVVLSVVYEYIRSGESVGSRTVSKRYLTGHSSATIRNEMSDLEEMGFLKQTHTSSGRIPTTLGYRLYVDSVLQRVDSSRHNKEWIKSLGEHQRGLEGALESASDILSRVSNYVGVAAVTPLDKVRFQRVDFVRLGEKNVLLLVVLQGGLVHQKVISLPWDMTQEYLDDLSRRINVFAGCEWTEIKNSLKAYIMQELRDYKSACAAALRELEGIMLSPSMKVFTGSMSHMLNLPDFQDLGRIQALYEFLEQEEGMAELVKSCSIEGINVVIGEENESPAMKKSALVAVSTICNGQMAMIGVVGPERMDYEKVITTIDRVLRTMDLESEEEVE; this comes from the coding sequence GTGATACCTTTGCTTACAGAGAGGCAGTTGGAAGTTGTACTTTCCGTGGTCTATGAATACATAAGAAGCGGTGAAAGCGTCGGCTCCCGCACTGTTTCCAAGCGTTATCTGACGGGTCACAGCTCTGCGACGATCAGAAACGAGATGTCCGACCTTGAGGAAATGGGATTTCTGAAACAAACGCACACCTCCTCCGGAAGGATACCGACGACATTGGGTTACAGACTGTATGTGGACTCCGTTCTGCAGAGGGTGGACTCTTCCAGGCACAATAAGGAATGGATAAAGAGCCTCGGAGAGCATCAGAGAGGTCTGGAGGGCGCGCTTGAGTCGGCATCAGACATCCTCAGCAGGGTGTCAAACTACGTGGGCGTGGCTGCGGTCACCCCTCTCGACAAAGTCAGATTTCAAAGGGTCGATTTTGTCAGACTGGGAGAGAAGAACGTACTTCTTCTTGTGGTACTTCAGGGGGGGCTTGTGCACCAGAAAGTCATAAGCCTGCCTTGGGACATGACTCAGGAGTACCTGGATGACCTTTCGAGAAGGATAAATGTCTTTGCCGGATGCGAATGGACTGAAATCAAGAACTCCCTGAAAGCGTACATAATGCAGGAACTCAGGGATTACAAATCTGCCTGTGCCGCGGCGCTCCGTGAGCTGGAGGGGATAATGCTCTCTCCTTCAATGAAAGTATTCACCGGATCCATGAGCCACATGCTTAACCTGCCTGATTTTCAGGATTTGGGGCGCATTCAGGCGCTCTATGAATTTCTTGAACAGGAAGAGGGAATGGCAGAACTGGTCAAGAGCTGTTCAATAGAGGGGATAAATGTTGTCATAGGAGAAGAAAACGAATCCCCCGCAATGAAAAAATCAGCGCTGGTTGCTGTCTCCACGATATGCAACGGACAGATGGCAATGATCGGTGTGGTTGGCCCTGAGAGGATGGACTACGAAAAAGTCATCACAACTATTGATAGAGTACTTCGGACCATGGACCTTGAGTCTGAAGAGGAGGTTGAATAA
- a CDS encoding nucleotide exchange factor GrpE — MRRINKDNTEPPLGEERVADPMPFEELKVKEAASAGNDTAKLTETIEEMKREIKSLTEEAARARADYYNLRTRVERDREKNCKLAAERSVEELLPVFENLERVCCAVEDEESNLYKGIMMVTKQFYKALENLGLESIETEGDFDPSVHEAVSMEPVDDESRDGCIIGTLRKGYRLAGRIIRAPQVRVGKYTG; from the coding sequence ATGAGAAGGATCAACAAAGATAATACGGAGCCCCCGCTTGGTGAGGAAAGGGTCGCGGATCCGATGCCTTTTGAAGAGCTGAAGGTGAAAGAAGCGGCAAGTGCCGGCAATGATACAGCAAAACTGACTGAAACTATAGAGGAAATGAAGAGGGAGATCAAATCTCTGACGGAAGAGGCTGCAAGGGCAAGGGCAGATTACTACAACCTCAGGACCAGGGTAGAGAGAGACAGGGAGAAAAACTGTAAACTTGCAGCCGAAAGGTCTGTCGAAGAGCTGCTCCCCGTCTTCGAGAATCTTGAAAGGGTCTGCTGTGCCGTAGAGGATGAAGAGAGTAACCTCTACAAGGGCATAATGATGGTAACGAAGCAGTTTTATAAGGCGCTGGAAAATCTGGGCCTTGAGAGCATAGAAACGGAAGGTGACTTTGATCCGTCAGTACATGAGGCGGTATCGATGGAACCTGTAGACGATGAGTCCAGAGACGGATGTATTATCGGAACGCTGAGAAAGGGATACAGACTTGCCGGACGCATCATAAGAGCGCCTCAGGTGAGAGTGGGAAAATACACCGGCTAG
- the dnaK gene encoding molecular chaperone DnaK, whose product MEKIIGIDLGTTNSCVAVKEGDNVTVIPNPEGGRTTPSVVAFTKDGNERLVGQLAKRQAIVNPDRTIISIKRQMGSDHKVTIDGQKYTPQQISSMILQKLKRDAEEYLGTAVSKAVITCPAYFTDAQRQATKDAGTIAGLEVLRVINEPTAACLAYGVDKEGDHKIMVFDLGGGTFDVSILDVGEGVFEVLSTSGDNMLGGDDWDAKVVNWMADEFRKTDGVDLRKDKMAAQRLREAAEKAKIELSSMAETSISLPFITADQNGPKHLEMTLTRAKFEELTRDLLDRTVQPVRTAMKDAGLQPSDVDKILLVGGSTRMPMVQRKVKELLGKEPTKGINPDECVAVGAAIQGAILSGEHKGIVLVDVTPLSLGLETLGGVFTKIIEKNSAIPVSKSQVFTTAADNQPQVEIHVLQGERAMAGDNVSLGRFFLDGIAPAPRGIPQIEVTFDIDANGIVNVTAKDKATSKVQNITIQSSRLSDAEIDKMRRDAEMNEDEDRKKKELVEARNEGDSAAYNAEKALKELGDDATSEEKAAVEEKIKTLRDLLTSEDASAIKAAVDALMNAMHPISQKSYAKAHAAQGNTAGAETNTDNGDSNGGTTVDAEFHEEDNQ is encoded by the coding sequence ATGGAAAAAATAATAGGGATAGACCTGGGTACGACCAACAGCTGTGTAGCGGTAAAAGAGGGGGATAACGTCACGGTCATCCCCAATCCGGAGGGAGGCAGGACAACGCCTTCTGTCGTCGCATTTACCAAAGACGGAAACGAGAGGCTCGTTGGGCAGCTCGCTAAGAGGCAGGCGATAGTCAACCCGGACCGGACCATTATTTCAATAAAAAGACAGATGGGCAGCGACCACAAAGTAACCATTGACGGACAGAAGTACACCCCCCAGCAGATCTCATCAATGATCCTCCAGAAGCTGAAGAGGGATGCGGAGGAATATCTGGGAACCGCCGTTTCCAAAGCGGTCATCACGTGCCCCGCATACTTTACCGATGCCCAAAGGCAGGCAACGAAAGATGCCGGCACCATCGCGGGACTCGAGGTGCTCAGGGTCATCAACGAACCGACAGCCGCGTGCCTCGCTTACGGAGTTGACAAGGAAGGGGACCACAAGATAATGGTCTTTGACCTTGGCGGGGGAACTTTTGACGTATCAATACTGGACGTAGGCGAAGGCGTTTTTGAGGTCCTTTCGACCTCCGGAGACAACATGCTGGGCGGAGACGACTGGGATGCAAAGGTAGTCAACTGGATGGCGGATGAATTCAGGAAGACGGACGGAGTGGACCTGAGGAAGGACAAAATGGCAGCTCAGCGTCTTCGCGAGGCAGCTGAGAAGGCGAAGATAGAGCTCTCTTCAATGGCGGAGACATCGATATCGCTGCCCTTCATCACAGCTGATCAGAACGGCCCCAAGCACCTTGAAATGACGCTTACGAGGGCGAAATTCGAAGAGCTGACGAGGGATCTTCTTGACAGGACGGTCCAGCCCGTGCGTACCGCAATGAAGGATGCAGGTCTGCAGCCCTCAGATGTCGACAAGATACTTCTGGTTGGAGGATCCACGCGTATGCCGATGGTCCAGCGCAAGGTCAAAGAGCTTCTGGGCAAGGAGCCGACAAAGGGGATAAACCCTGACGAATGCGTTGCAGTAGGAGCGGCGATACAGGGAGCGATCCTCTCGGGAGAGCACAAAGGGATAGTCCTGGTAGACGTTACGCCGCTCTCCCTTGGCCTTGAGACCCTTGGCGGAGTATTTACAAAGATAATAGAGAAGAACAGTGCGATACCTGTCTCCAAAAGCCAGGTCTTCACTACTGCGGCAGACAACCAGCCGCAGGTCGAAATACACGTTCTTCAGGGCGAAAGGGCGATGGCGGGCGACAACGTTTCACTCGGAAGGTTCTTCCTTGACGGCATAGCGCCGGCTCCGAGGGGAATTCCTCAGATAGAGGTAACTTTCGACATAGACGCGAACGGTATCGTCAACGTCACAGCCAAGGACAAGGCTACCAGCAAGGTCCAGAACATAACGATCCAGTCATCGAGACTGTCGGACGCAGAGATAGACAAAATGCGCCGTGATGCTGAAATGAACGAGGATGAGGACAGGAAGAAGAAAGAGCTTGTCGAGGCCAGGAATGAGGGCGACAGTGCTGCGTACAATGCTGAAAAAGCTTTGAAGGAACTAGGGGATGACGCAACATCCGAAGAAAAGGCTGCAGTTGAAGAAAAGATCAAGACCCTGAGAGACCTTCTGACAAGCGAAGACGCATCGGCGATCAAGGCCGCGGTCGATGCCCTTATGAACGCCATGCACCCCATCTCACAGAAATCGTACGCAAAGGCACATGCGGCACAGGGCAATACTGCCGGTGCAGAGACAAATACGGACAACGGAGACTCAAACGGCGGAACTACTGTAGATGCGGAATTCCACGAAGAAGACAACCAATAA
- the dnaJ gene encoding molecular chaperone DnaJ, which translates to MAAPGKKDYYEILGVGRGASADEIKKAYRKLTRKYHPDANQGDSQAEKKYKEINEANEVLSDPQKRAQYDQFGYVGDMPPGGDFGGFGGFGGADFGDLFGDLFGSAFSGAGRRTVDPNAPRRGNDLEYTMQISLEDAYRGITKKIEVPRLETCPHCGGSGAEPGTNAETCPTCGGRGQVQQTVNTPFGQMAQVTACPTCHGKGKVIKAPCRECRGQGRVRKKHSVDVKIPAGIDTGIRLRVSSQGEAGINGGPSGDLFLLIEVKPDRRFQRKGDDLNTSVDILYPQAVLGCEVKIETFDGSETLDIPAGTQPGSKLRIKGRGMPRLRGKGNGDMNILVRVSISKDPSAKERELLEHIAKEMKVPVKNKEGFFDKIKR; encoded by the coding sequence ATGGCTGCTCCCGGCAAAAAGGACTACTATGAAATACTCGGTGTTGGACGGGGAGCCTCGGCCGACGAGATAAAAAAAGCATACCGCAAGCTGACCCGGAAATATCATCCTGACGCAAATCAGGGAGATTCTCAGGCAGAGAAAAAGTACAAAGAGATCAACGAGGCCAATGAAGTCCTGAGTGATCCACAGAAAAGGGCTCAGTATGACCAGTTCGGCTATGTGGGCGACATGCCTCCCGGAGGGGATTTCGGCGGCTTCGGTGGTTTCGGCGGGGCAGATTTCGGAGACCTTTTCGGAGACCTTTTCGGGAGCGCATTCAGCGGTGCCGGCAGGAGGACTGTTGACCCCAACGCTCCCCGCAGAGGAAACGACCTTGAATATACGATGCAGATCTCTCTTGAGGATGCATACAGGGGGATCACTAAGAAGATAGAGGTCCCGCGTCTTGAAACATGTCCCCACTGCGGAGGCAGCGGAGCCGAACCGGGCACCAATGCCGAAACATGCCCTACGTGCGGCGGGCGCGGACAGGTGCAGCAGACAGTCAACACGCCCTTCGGCCAGATGGCCCAGGTAACTGCCTGCCCGACATGCCACGGCAAAGGCAAGGTGATCAAGGCCCCGTGCCGCGAATGCAGAGGACAGGGTCGGGTTAGAAAAAAGCATTCCGTCGATGTCAAGATACCCGCCGGTATAGACACCGGAATAAGGCTGAGAGTATCCAGTCAGGGAGAGGCCGGGATCAACGGAGGCCCTTCGGGGGATCTTTTCCTGCTGATAGAGGTCAAGCCTGACAGAAGGTTCCAGCGGAAGGGCGACGACCTCAACACGTCGGTTGACATACTGTATCCGCAGGCGGTGCTTGGGTGTGAAGTAAAGATAGAGACTTTTGACGGCTCAGAAACACTTGATATCCCGGCCGGCACTCAGCCTGGATCAAAACTGCGCATAAAGGGAAGGGGCATGCCGAGGCTGCGCGGTAAGGGCAACGGAGATATGAATATACTGGTCAGGGTGAGCATCAGCAAAGATCCTTCAGCCAAAGAGCGGGAACTCCTCGAACATATAGCAAAGGAGATGAAAGTCCCCGTAAAAAACAAAGAGGGGTTTTTCGATAAGATAAAGAGGTAG